DNA sequence from the Candidatus Cloacimonadota bacterium genome:
ACTGCTACATCACCGGAGCCAACATCAATCTCCATGTGGCCGATATTGTAGCTTTGCAGTACCTCTGTGTTGTTTTCGTAATCCAATTCAACACCATCTACCATCGTTTTACCCTGTACATCGCAACTAACGGTGCAGGAACAAAGTCCCAGGATTATTGCCAAAGTGCAGATGAGTATAAGCGCTCTCTTCATGATAACTCCTTGATTGCAGCAAGTATGATCTCACTTGCGTTGTTTTATTGCATTCCCTAAACGTGTGATGGGTCAAATAGACTATTCGCAGGCAGAAAGTAGTGTAAACTTACTTCCCGCTTTGCACGGGAATCCAGATCTCCATTATGGAATCTTCAGAACCATCCTTGAAGCGATGGTCATAACGTTCCAGGGAGTCTGCATACAGGAATTTGTGTTTGCCGTTATGACTATAGGTACCGTAAATGTATTCATAGAGTTTACTGACCTTTTCTACGGGACCATGATGCTCAAAGACGATGTAATCACAGGCAGGGATAATACGGGATATCAGCCCTTCGGGAAGCTTATCCAGGCTTTTTACCTGAGTTGCCACCATATAGCCCCAGGCATCTTTACCTTCTGCATTCTTGGTCATGAAGTTTATACCGTAGTAGGCATCACCAATAGCTTCTGTGATCTGTTCATTGATCCGGAAGAACTCCTCCCAAAGCTTCATGTAGGATTCTGTTTCCGTGCTGTCAACAATCGCCACTCCGGCCATCATCATCTCCGGCAGCTTAGCTTCACGAGGGACTGGCTCGGCTTCTTTGGCCATACAAAGGCCACCTGCAATAGTAATCAAAACAAATAATATCAAAATCATTTTCATGTAGTACTCCATACATTCTTACATTGATTACAGATGCCTTTGAGAAGTCAAGTGATAAATCACTATTTCGCTGGATATGTACACCCAAATTCGAGGAGCCCTGTTGTGGGATGGTATAGCAACACATAGCTGCTACGGTTTTCGGAGGATCGGAAAGCTCCGTTACTAAGTCGGAGCTTCGGAGAGCTCGGTTACGGATCGGAGCTTTGGCTTCTCGCTCACTTGAGCAAGGCGATAATGTCTGAGGTGGAGAGCAACTTGCCGCTGGCCACCACTTTTCCGTCTATCACCAAGGCCGGTGTGATCATCACACCATAGTCCATGATTTTGTCCAGATCAGTTACTTTCTCTATGGAAGCTTCAATACCTGCTTCATTGATCGCCTGGCGGGCGTTTTCTTCCAGTTTCTTGCATTTGGGGCAACCGGTTCCCAAAATTTTGATAATCATCTTTTACTCCTGTTTTTATGTTCTATATTGATGGGGCACACTCTTACTAATGCCGTGGGACGGGCATATTGTGCAGTCCTCAGGCAAGAGCAAAACTGCACTATCATGCAAAAAATACTCCGAAGAGGTATCCTGTAATGGTGGACATGATTACCACCAAGAAAATGAATACAGCGGTCTTTTTAACGCCCAATACGGTATTGATCACTAACATACTGGGAAGTGATAGTGCCGGGCCAGAGAGCAGAAGAGCCAGAGCCGGACCCTTACCCATACCGCTTCCCAAAAGGCCTTGCAGGATCGGCACTTCGGTGAGCGTAGCAAAATACATGAAAGCTCCGGAAATGGAGGCAAAGAGATTTGCCCATAATGAGTTTCCCCCCACTGCCTCTTCAATCCATCGTGAAGGAATCCAGGCTTCAAAACCAGGACGTCCCAAGAGCGCCCCGGCTATCATTACACCAAGGAAAAGCAAAGGAATGATCAACTTGGCAAAATCCCAGGTGGAGCCCAGCCAGTCCTTCAATTCGCCCTTCTCTGTGGCCAGGAAGAAACTGAATAAAACTATGGCGGTAACAAAAGCAATATGCGGTTGCTGCGGAAACACCAATCCGGCAATCACAACAGCTATGGTCGTAATCAGTACTTTCCACATGTTGAAGCCATAATACAAATGCAGGATCAAGCCCATCAAAAAAGCCAATACAGCCGAAATAATCCACTTCATCGAATATGCCCACACCACAAATCCTGATGCAGTAGCACTGTTTGGTTTCGCCCAGTTCAAGAAGATCAGGATCAGGATCATCAAAGCAAAAAAGATTATAGTTTTCCACATCGGACGCGTGTCGTCTCCACCGTTAAATCCAGCAGCGGTTTTTTGGCGTTCTCCCTCTTCCTTGCGGAACCACAACTGCATAATGAGCCCGATGATAACGCTGAAGGATATCGCTCCTACAGCACGTGCAATGCCAATCTGCAATCCCAGAATGCGAGCGGTCATCACGATGGCGAGGATGTTTATAGCCGGGCCGGAATACAGGAAAGCAATTGCCGGACCCAAGCCTGCGCCTCGTTTGTAAATCCCGCTAAAGAGCGGTAAAATGGTGCAGGAACACACTGCTAATATAGCTCCGGATACCGATGCAACGGCATAAGCAACCACCTTCCTGGCAGCGGGCCCCAGATACTTCATCACGCTGGCACTGCTGATAAATACACTCACTGCGCCAGCAATAAACAAGGCAGGGATCAGACACAGCAACACATGCAAGCGAGCATATTCTTGAAGCATATAAAAGGCTTCCAAAACTCCGCCCTGGAAACGGCTTCCCTCGAAGGGAATAAAATACGCCGCTAGAAAGACTGCCAGCATTAGCCCCAATAATCTTACTTCTTTCCAGTTTACTTTCATCCTAGACACCCTGTTCCCTTATCTTTACTACGCATTTATACATATCCAACACGCAGGGGCAGAGCAGACGATAGATCATCTGATTGTTGATTTTTGTGGCTGTAACGATGCCGGCATTCTTTAGTATCGCCAGATGGCGGGATATCGTGGAGATATCGATGCCTACCATTTCCGTAAGTTCGCTAACGCTCTTTGCCCCCTTATCCAATTCATCCACAATGAACAAGCGGGTGGGATGCGCCATGGCCTTCATAACAGATGCCATATAAGTATATCTTTCACTATTTAGCATTTAATCCTCACTGATCAGAGTATTTGCCCTTTTTGCCAAATAGCCCGATTCTGTCAAGACTTTCCGTGTAGGCGTTCTCTCATTTACTTACCCAGCCTGATCTTCGTCTGCCAGCGCACCCTTCTTTTATCGATACTTGGTACAAATCCTCACTGAAATCTGCAAATAGCGATCACTTGGACAAAATGGATAAGTCGATGAGAGAAAAGAAGATCTGAAAAGCAATTGAAGAAAACCACTTGGACATTGTTTCAGTAAATTTCGCTGGCAATTGGTCAAAGAAAGCCTGCCTTCTTCCCGCAGAGTACTATCCGCTCCTGATAAGTGATATTGAGTATCAGGCTGCCCTCTAAAGAATGACAGTACCATCTGTTTACCATTAGATAACACCCATATAACACCCATAGTGTCAGATAAATATTCTGATGGCATAGAGTTATTAGTCCGCAGTTTGAGAGCCCCCTTGTTAGATTAGCTCATTGACTGTCTCTGTATTCAAACGCACATAAACTGCTTCACGGGAGAACTGCCTATGGGTGGTCAATTCACAGGCTATCAATCCATGTGGGCAATTTGAACCTTTGCTGTATGTAAATAGCCACTATTATAAATCTTGAAAATACTACATTCGCTAGCTACCAGCTTCTTATTCTTTAAAAGTCGGTTTGTTTCCCCAAGGAAGATCGAATAATCTTTTGATGCCCACTACCGGCACCACCATACCTTTTTTATCACTGAATTCGATTCCCAGATCCAGGGAAAGATTTGCAATTCCCTTCTCCCATTGCCAGGTATAGATGGCGGCGTATCGTGATATATTCTGATCTGCTTGATCATAGATAATGTCATTATGAAATATAGATCGATACTCATTTATCTTGCTACTGACCCTGATTATACCATATCGGAAGGTGAGGCTATGGGAGATTTTCTTATCCTTTGAGTATTTTACCCTACTGATCGTCAAGGGAAATTCTCCACCTATTCCCCGCTGCTCAAGCAGGTATCCTGGCTCATCTATCTGGCCCCACGGCCACGGCTCTTGCTCTTTGAGGGATACATCTTCCTGATGATACAGTATCCCAGGGGCAAAGCCCAGCCAATAGCTATCTCGAATGGGAAGCGAATATTGTAGATAGCCACGGAAAGAAGTGGTGAGTGATGGCCAGGAGTGACTTTCAGCCAAAGCAAGAGCCAGCTGTCCTCCCACCTGGAATCCATTACCCAAGCCTAAATCTACGCCTGCTGGCAATTGGAAGCCCAGTTCTGCCTCCCGTGGTCGGCTATTCAAACCCAGTGTACTATCCGGTTCAAAATTCAAGGCAGGAGCGTATGAATAGCTGGAAGATAAGGATGCCGTTCCACGAGCCTTACCTTTTGGTAAAGGCTCCGCAC
Encoded proteins:
- a CDS encoding GyrI-like domain-containing protein; the protein is MKMILILFVLITIAGGLCMAKEAEPVPREAKLPEMMMAGVAIVDSTETESYMKLWEEFFRINEQITEAIGDAYYGINFMTKNAEGKDAWGYMVATQVKSLDKLPEGLISRIIPACDYIVFEHHGPVEKVSKLYEYIYGTYSHNGKHKFLYADSLERYDHRFKDGSEDSIMEIWIPVQSGK
- a CDS encoding thioredoxin family protein; its protein translation is MIIKILGTGCPKCKKLEENARQAINEAGIEASIEKVTDLDKIMDYGVMITPALVIDGKVVASGKLLSTSDIIALLK
- a CDS encoding permease; protein product: MKVNWKEVRLLGLMLAVFLAAYFIPFEGSRFQGGVLEAFYMLQEYARLHVLLCLIPALFIAGAVSVFISSASVMKYLGPAARKVVAYAVASVSGAILAVCSCTILPLFSGIYKRGAGLGPAIAFLYSGPAINILAIVMTARILGLQIGIARAVGAISFSVIIGLIMQLWFRKEEGERQKTAAGFNGGDDTRPMWKTIIFFALMILILIFLNWAKPNSATASGFVVWAYSMKWIISAVLAFLMGLILHLYYGFNMWKVLITTIAVVIAGLVFPQQPHIAFVTAIVLFSFFLATEKGELKDWLGSTWDFAKLIIPLLFLGVMIAGALLGRPGFEAWIPSRWIEEAVGGNSLWANLFASISGAFMYFATLTEVPILQGLLGSGMGKGPALALLLSGPALSLPSMLVINTVLGVKKTAVFIFLVVIMSTITGYLFGVFFA
- a CDS encoding metalloregulator ArsR/SmtB family transcription factor, with protein sequence MLNSERYTYMASVMKAMAHPTRLFIVDELDKGAKSVSELTEMVGIDISTISRHLAILKNAGIVTATKINNQMIYRLLCPCVLDMYKCVVKIREQGV